A genomic region of Pseudomonas migulae contains the following coding sequences:
- the efeO gene encoding iron uptake system protein EfeO, translating to MNKSPLALLLTLGLLNTPFSAFAATAPLELVGPISDYKIYVTEQLDELASHTQKFTDAVKKGDLATAQKLYAPTRVYYESIEPIAELFSDLDASIDSRVDDHEKGVKAEDFTGFHRIEYSLFSEKSTKGLGELADGLNKDVKDLQTRVAGLTFPPEKVVGGAAALLEEVAATKISGEEDRYSHTDLYDFQGNIDGAKKIVDLFRPQIEKQDAAFIAKVDKNFATVNKTLAKYKTKDGGFETYDKVKDSDRKALVGPVNTLAEDLSTLRGKLGLN from the coding sequence ATGAACAAGTCGCCACTCGCGTTACTGCTGACCCTTGGTTTGCTCAACACCCCGTTTTCGGCTTTCGCGGCGACGGCGCCGCTGGAACTGGTGGGGCCGATCTCGGACTACAAGATCTACGTCACAGAGCAACTGGACGAACTGGCCAGCCACACTCAGAAATTCACCGACGCCGTGAAGAAAGGCGACCTCGCCACCGCGCAAAAACTCTACGCGCCGACCCGGGTTTACTACGAATCGATCGAGCCGATCGCCGAGCTGTTCAGTGACCTCGACGCGTCCATCGACTCCCGTGTCGACGACCACGAAAAAGGTGTGAAGGCTGAAGATTTCACCGGTTTCCACCGCATCGAATATTCGTTGTTCTCCGAGAAAAGCACCAAGGGCCTGGGCGAACTGGCCGATGGTTTGAACAAAGACGTCAAGGACCTGCAAACCCGCGTCGCCGGTCTGACCTTCCCGCCGGAGAAAGTGGTGGGCGGCGCGGCGGCGTTGCTGGAAGAAGTCGCGGCGACGAAGATCTCCGGCGAGGAAGATCGCTACAGCCACACCGACCTGTATGACTTCCAGGGCAACATCGACGGCGCGAAGAAAATCGTCGACCTGTTCCGTCCGCAGATCGAGAAGCAGGACGCAGCGTTCATTGCCAAGGTCGATAAGAACTTTGCGACGGTGAACAAGACACTGGCCAAGTACAAGACCAAGGATGGGGGTTTTGAGACTTACGACAAGGTGAAAGACAGCGACCGTAAAGCACTGGTTGGGCCGGTGAATACGTTGGCTGAGGATCTGTCGACGTTGCGTGGAAAATTGGGGCTGAACTGA
- the efeB gene encoding iron uptake transporter deferrochelatase/peroxidase subunit has translation MNDSEHFNLQRRRVLMGMGAAGVALAGSALSCPAMAASPAQVTEAPSSDKTEDRHDFHGRHQSGIVTPRPASGMLVSFDVLASDRGDLERLFRTLNERIAFLMQGGPVAQVDPKLPPVDSGILGPVVTPDNLTITVSVGESLFDERFGLANAKPKRLSRMVGFPNDALEADCCHGDLSLQFCANTTDTNIHALRDIVKNLPDLLLVRWKQEGSVPPQAPAKPGVPAQSARNFLGFRDGSANPDSNDAKAMDSIVWVRPGSDEPAWAANGSYQAVRIIRNFVERWDRTPLQEQESILGRIKSTGAPMGGTHETEVPDYAKDPEGKLTKLDAHIRLANPRTAASQANLILRRPFNYSNGVNKNGQLDMGLLFICYQADLEKGFIAVQTRLNGEPLEEYLKPVGGGYFFTLPGVTGDRDFIGRSLLDAASPKTTA, from the coding sequence ATGAATGATTCAGAACACTTCAACCTTCAGCGGCGCAGGGTATTGATGGGCATGGGCGCCGCCGGCGTAGCCCTGGCCGGGTCGGCCTTGAGTTGCCCGGCCATGGCCGCCAGCCCCGCGCAAGTCACCGAAGCGCCGAGCAGCGACAAGACCGAGGACCGCCACGACTTCCACGGCCGGCACCAGAGCGGCATCGTCACCCCGCGCCCGGCGTCCGGCATGCTGGTGTCGTTTGATGTGTTGGCCAGCGACCGCGGAGACCTGGAGCGGCTGTTCCGCACGCTCAATGAGCGCATCGCATTCCTGATGCAGGGTGGCCCGGTGGCGCAGGTCGATCCGAAACTACCACCGGTGGATTCGGGGATTCTTGGCCCAGTGGTCACGCCGGATAACCTGACCATCACCGTGTCGGTCGGCGAATCGTTATTCGACGAGCGCTTCGGCCTGGCGAACGCCAAACCGAAACGACTGAGCCGCATGGTCGGTTTCCCCAACGATGCGCTGGAAGCCGATTGCTGCCATGGCGACCTGAGCCTGCAGTTCTGCGCCAACACCACCGACACCAACATCCACGCCCTGCGCGACATCGTGAAGAACCTGCCGGACCTGCTGCTGGTGCGCTGGAAGCAGGAAGGCAGCGTGCCGCCGCAAGCGCCGGCGAAACCCGGTGTGCCGGCGCAGAGTGCACGCAATTTCCTGGGTTTCCGCGACGGCTCGGCCAACCCCGACTCCAACGACGCCAAGGCCATGGACAGCATCGTCTGGGTCCGGCCCGGCAGCGACGAACCGGCGTGGGCGGCGAATGGCAGCTATCAGGCGGTGCGGATCATCCGCAATTTCGTCGAACGCTGGGACCGGACGCCGCTGCAGGAACAGGAAAGCATCCTCGGCCGGATCAAAAGCACCGGCGCGCCCATGGGCGGCACCCATGAAACCGAAGTCCCGGACTACGCCAAGGACCCGGAAGGCAAGCTGACCAAACTCGACGCGCACATCCGTCTGGCCAACCCGCGCACTGCCGCGAGCCAGGCCAACCTGATCCTGCGCCGGCCGTTCAACTACTCCAACGGCGTGAACAAGAACGGTCAGTTGGACATGGGCCTGTTGTTCATCTGCTACCAGGCCGACCTGGAAAAAGGCTTCATCGCCGTGCAAACCCGCCTCAACGGCGAACCGCTCGAGGAATACCTCAAGCCGGTCGGTGGCGGGTACTTCTTCACCCTGCCGGGCGTGACGGGCGACCGGGATTTCATCGGTCGCTCGCTGCTTGACGCTGCCTCCCCAAAAACAACCGCATAA